A stretch of Chanodichthys erythropterus isolate Z2021 chromosome 20, ASM2448905v1, whole genome shotgun sequence DNA encodes these proteins:
- the klhl21 gene encoding kelch-like protein 21, whose translation MEKPVLQTQPSMLPFFDAAHAINLLRGIHELRAERKFFDVTLCAEGKEFHCHRTVLAAASTYFRAMFAGTLRESAMDRVVLHEVSAELLGLLVDFCYTGRVTVTHDNVDLLLKTADLFQFPSVKEACCAFLEQRLDVSNCLEIQDFAEAYACRELAVSARRFVLKNIVELAKSMDFERLSWKRLLEFVSDDGLCVDKEETAYQIAVRWVKADLQHRLHYWPELLQQVRLPFVRRFYLLAHVESDPLVYLSPACLRLVSEARSFQSYEYDRHDRPGHRMRPRPSTGLAEILVVVGGCDQECDELVTVDCYNPQTGQWRYLAEFPDHLGGGYSIAALGNDIYVTGGSDGSRLYDCVWRYNSSVNEWTEVSPMLKAREYHSSCVLKGQLYVVASDSTERYDHTLDCWEALPPMPHPMDNCSTTACRGRLYAIGSLTGEDTMAIQCYDVESNRWSLINGGELPPWSFAPKSVTLNGMIYFVRDDSAEVDVYNPQKHEWDKISPMTQVHVGGSVAVLGGRLFVSGGYDNTFELSDVVEVYDPSTRSWAPAGRLPQPTFWHGSVSIFRQFMPLVPSTFEPFDIPEANAIHLHRHHRNQALHNHNNNVNQNLNQEVNQVH comes from the exons ATGGAGAAACCAGTTTTACAAACGCAGCCCTCTATGCTGCCCTTCTTTGACGCGGCCCACGCCATCAACTTGCTCCGAGGCATCCACGAGCTCCGCGCAGAGCGCAAGTTCTTCGATGTCACATTGTGTGCTGAAGGCAAGGAGTTCCACTGCCATCGAACTGTGCTAGCAGCTGCCAGCACGTACTTCCGTGCTATGTTTGCCGGTACTCTTAGAGAGAGTGCCATGGACCGTGTGGTGCTACACGAAGTATCTGCTGAACTGTTGGGCCTCCTGGTGGACTTTTGCTACACTGGTCGCGTGACCGTCACACATGACAACGTGGACCTTCTGCTCAAGACTGCGGACCTCTTTCAGTTCCCTTCCGTCAAAGAAGCATGTTGCGCGTTCCTGGAGCAGAGACTTGATGTTTCCAACTGCTTGGAGATCCAGGACTTTGCAGAGGCTTATGCCTGCCGTGAGTTGGCGGTTAGCGCCCGCCGTTTTGTGCTGAAGAACATTGTGGAGCTGGCGAAGAGCATGGACTTTGAGCGCCTGTCGTGGAAGCGACTATTGGAGTTTGTGTCTGATGATGGACTGTGTGTGGATAAGGAAGAAACGGCATACCAGATTGCCGTACGCTGGGTCAAAGCCGACTTACAGCACCGGTTGCATTACTGGCCTGAGTTGTTGCAGCAAGTACGACTGCCGTTTGTTCGCCGTTTCTACCTTCTGGCCCACGTGGAGAGCGATCCACTGGTCTACTTGTCACCTGCTTGTTTGAGGTTAGTCAGTGAGGCACGCAGCTTTCAGTCCTACGAATACGACCGCCACGACCGACCTGGTCATCGAATGCGCCCTCGTCCGTCCACCGGCCTGGCCGAAATTCTGGTGGTGGTAGGAGGATGTGATCAAGAGTGTGATGAGCTTGTTACTGTGGATTGTTACAACCCACAGACTGGACAGTGGAGATACTTAGCAGAATTCCCAGACCACCTTGGAGGTGGCTACAGTATAGCCGCCCTGGGCAATGACATTTACGTGACAG GTGGCTCAGATGGATCACGTCTTTATGATTGCGTTTGGCGATACAACTCCAGTGTGAATGAGTGGACTGAGGTCTCTCCCATGTTGAAAGCTAGAGAGTACCACAGCTCCTGTGTCCTGAAGGGTCAACTCTATGTGGTAGCCTCTGACAGCACTGAGCGCTATGACCATACCCTGGACTGCTGGGAGGCCCTTCCGCCCATGCCGCATCCCATGGATAACTGTTCTACCACAGCATGTAGGGGGCGGCTCTACGCCATTGGATCCTTAACCGGAGAAGACACAATGGCAATTCAGTGCTACGATGTTGAAAGCAACCGCTGGTCACTAATCAACGGTGGAGAACTGCCTCCGTGGTCCTTTGCCCCCAAATCGGTGACTCTAAATGGCATGATCTACTTTGTGAG GGATGATTCGGCAGAAGTTGATGTCTACAACCCACAGAAACACGAATGGGACAAGATTAGTCCCATGACACAA GTACATGTTGGCGGCAGTGTAGCAGTTTTGGGTGGTCGACTCTTTGTGTCCGGTGGCTATGACAACACCTTTGAGCTATCCGACGTGGTTGAGGTCTACGACCCCTCTACTCGATCTTGGGCCCCAGCTGGCCGGCTCCCCCAGCCCACCTTCTGGCATGGAAGTGTTAGCATATTCCGACAGTTCATGCCCCTTGTTCCAAGCACCTTCGAACCATTTGACATACCCGAGGCCAACGCCATCCACCTCCACAGACACCACCGCAACCAGGCACTTCACAACCACAACAATAATGTCAATCAAAACCTCAACCAAGAAGTCAATCAAGTGCATTGA